GGAAAATACAGATACTAAGGCTAGTATAAGCTTAGACGAGTCATATATAAATTTAGAAAAAAGAGAATTAATAAATAGATTAAATATAAAAGATGATGTAGCAAAAAAATCACAAAAGTTTGCATATAAAGAAGCATATAAAGAAACAGATAGAAACACATATCAAGCCATGGAAGCTTTTATACACAATTTAAATACTATGCATTCAAGAGCAGGGGCTCAAGTTCCTTTTTCAAGTGTGAATTTTGGAACAGATACATCTGAAGAAGGTAGATTAGTTACTAAAAACTTATTATTATCAGTAGAAAAAGGTCTTGGAAATGGAGAAACAGCTATATTCCCTATATTAATATTCAAAGTAAAAGAAGGAATAAATTTAAATCCTGAAGACCATAACTATGATTTATTTAAGTTAGCATGTAGAGTTTCTGCAAAGAGATTATTCCCTAACTTTAGTTTTATAGATGCTCCTTTTAATGCTAAGTACTATGTTGAAGGAGATCCTGACACAGAAGCTACATATATGGGATGTAGAACTAGGGTAGTTGGCAATGTGTGTGGAGATGAGGTTGTAAGTGGAAGAGGTAACTTATCATTTACAACAATAAACCTTCCAAGATTAGGAATAAAACATGGAAGTATAAATGGGCAAAACTTAAATATAGACGAGTTTTATGCAGAGTTAAATGAAAAGATAGATTTAGTAATAGATCAATTACTAGAAAGATTTGAAGTTCAAGGAAATAAAAAGGTTAAAAATTTCCCGTTTTTAATGGGACAAAACGTATGGAAAGGGTCTGATGATTTAGGTCCTAATGATACATTAAAAGAAGTTATAAAACAAGGAACTCTAACAGTAGGATTTATAGGATTAGCAGAATGTTTGATAGCTCTTATAGGAAAACATCATGGAGAAAGTGAAGAAGCTCAAAATCTAGGACTAGATATAATTGGTCATATGAGAGATAGAATGGAAGAAGCTAGTGAAAAATATGGATTAAACTTCTCTTTAATAGCTACTCCGGCAGAAGGACTATCAGGAAGGTTTACTTCTATAGATAGAAATAAATATGGTGAAATAGAAGGAATAACAGATAAAGAATATTATACAAATTCATTCCATGTACCTGTATATTACAAAATAAGTTCTTTTGATAAGATAAAGATAGAAGCTCCTTATCATGAATTAACTAATGCTGGACATATAACTTATATAGAGTTAGATGGAAGTCCTTCAAATAACTTAGAAGCTTTTGAAACTATAATCAGAGCTATGAAAGAATTAGGTATAGGATATGGAAGTATAAATCATCCATTAGATAGGGATCCTATATGTGGTTACTCAGGTGTTATACCAGGAGATGTGTGCCCTGCTTGTGGTAGAAAAGAATCAGATGGAGAGATTGGATTTGAAAGAATAAGAAGAATAACAGGATATTTAGTAGGAACAGTAGATAGATTTAATAATGCAAAGAAAGCAGAAGTTAGAGATAGAATAAAACATAGTTAATATTTAAATTTAATGTTTTAATGAGGGGGAGTATACATGAAGATAAGATTAGCTTCGTCTATTACTGTAGATAGTATAGTAGATGGGCCTGGGCTTAGGGCTGTTTTATGGACACAAGGATGCATACATAATTGTAAAGGGTGTCATAATTCTCAAACTCATGATTTGGTGAGTGGGTTCGAAGTAGATACAAGCACAATATCTAAAGAGATAGAAAAACTAAAATTGCATAGAGGTGTAACTTTATCTGGAGGAGAGCCATTTTTACAAAGTGAAGCTTTAGCTGAAGTTGCAAAAACATGCAAAGATAATGACTTAGATGTATGGGTATATACAGGATATACATTTGAGGAACTTACAGATAAGAAAAACCC
The nucleotide sequence above comes from Paraclostridium bifermentans. Encoded proteins:
- a CDS encoding anaerobic ribonucleoside triphosphate reductase, yielding MIQAVKKRDGRVIPFNSDRITRAIFLAASKVAQREGSVADYNVAELLTQDVIKLLNIKFATNTPGVEDIQDAVVKVLIEKGHAKTSEEYIIYRTERNRIRNSKSRLMKSIGEITFADADDADIKRENANIDGNTAMGTMLQYGSTVSKEFCKTYMLKPEHAFAHDNGDIHIHDMDFLNMGTLTCCQIDLIKLFKDGFSTGHGFLREPNDIISYAALAAIAIQSNQNDQHGGQSIPFFDYGLAEGVYKTFKKLYINNMSKALELYEGIEALDEIRDIVSYVEENTDTKASISLDESYINLEKRELINRLNIKDDVAKKSQKFAYKEAYKETDRNTYQAMEAFIHNLNTMHSRAGAQVPFSSVNFGTDTSEEGRLVTKNLLLSVEKGLGNGETAIFPILIFKVKEGINLNPEDHNYDLFKLACRVSAKRLFPNFSFIDAPFNAKYYVEGDPDTEATYMGCRTRVVGNVCGDEVVSGRGNLSFTTINLPRLGIKHGSINGQNLNIDEFYAELNEKIDLVIDQLLERFEVQGNKKVKNFPFLMGQNVWKGSDDLGPNDTLKEVIKQGTLTVGFIGLAECLIALIGKHHGESEEAQNLGLDIIGHMRDRMEEASEKYGLNFSLIATPAEGLSGRFTSIDRNKYGEIEGITDKEYYTNSFHVPVYYKISSFDKIKIEAPYHELTNAGHITYIELDGSPSNNLEAFETIIRAMKELGIGYGSINHPLDRDPICGYSGVIPGDVCPACGRKESDGEIGFERIRRITGYLVGTVDRFNNAKKAEVRDRIKHS
- the nrdG gene encoding anaerobic ribonucleoside-triphosphate reductase activating protein, with amino-acid sequence MKIRLASSITVDSIVDGPGLRAVLWTQGCIHNCKGCHNSQTHDLVSGFEVDTSTISKEIEKLKLHRGVTLSGGEPFLQSEALAEVAKTCKDNDLDVWVYTGYTFEELTDKKNPSYFNNLNLLRNIDVLVDGRFIEAKRDISLKFRGSSNQRIIDVKKTLELKKICLHDEYMKEDLGIAK